aggtttaaaaggagcagaaatctagaaatttttttagctaccaaattctgttttgcagccgactttgggaggtttcaaaagagaaggaaatctggaattttttttgggaacAATTCTGATTTGCTATAGCCGACTTTAGGAAGGTTTTTTTTTGGAGAgggaatctggaaaaattttggtaataattctgTTTGGTTAGCTGACTTTAAGGAAATTTCCAAATAAGTCCAAcacctaacttgtttccaaaaaaaatcaattgggcaattaagtaaagcacttgggaaCTCCATCATCGTACTtggactttcttttttttctttgtacatcaattctttcctcttccattccttattcattacttgagctttccatttctactttttgtttccttgttcctttgatacaattgggagctattttgattaaagtttgattgaacttccttgagaaaatttctgatttcttcaaaggaaacaaacaagtggtttgagaagtgaattggtgagagcattagagtgccataaacacttgagtgaaaacacGAGAGGAGTGAAACACTTACGGGAGCAAGTGAGGCATTTTCTACTAacaatttgtcaagttttgcAGGTTTCACCATGTCTCAGGAAAATGAACTTACCATTGCTCAGTTATCACTTAAAATGGATAATATGTGGAAGGAAATGCAGAGGAGATTTGACCAAAGGTTGGAAACAATCCATGAGCAAATTGATCAACTAAGTTCATCTAGGGCTTCTTCTAGGAAATCTAGGGGAAAATCCACCCTGGGGGAATCTAGTGACTCCAATGCCGATTCGGAGCATGAGGCATACGAGCAAAGAAGACCAAAGCGAAACACAAGAGCCATCGGTGATGCAATCAAGGGGATTAAGATGAAGATTCCgcctttccaaggcaaatctgatcCGGATACATACCTTGAATAGGAGAGTCGAGTGGAGCTAGTATTCGATTGTAATGACTACACCGATGCACAAAAATTGAGACTTGCCGTAGTAGAATTCACCGACTATGCCATAGTTTGGTGGGAACAAGTGGTCACAAGCAGGAGAAGGTGTGGTGAACTACCTATAACCACTTGGACTGAGCTCAAGAGGCTTATGAAGAAGCGATTTGTACCAAGTCACTACCATAGAGACTTGTACCAAAAACTTCAAACCTTGACGCAAGGTCAACGCTCAGttgaggactactacaaggacATGGAAATCTCCATGTTAAGAGCtgatattcaagaagatagagAGGCTACAATGGCAAGATTTCTCAATGGTCTGAGGGTTGAAATAGCCGATCAACTGGAGCTTCAATACTATGTGGAGATTGAAGATATGGTGGAGAAGGCTATCAAGattgagcaaaggctcaagCGGAGGGGTACAACCAGAAATTATAACCCTCATCCACAAACATTTACTCGACCATTCCAGCCCAGAAGGGAAGAGAGAGGTCCAAACGCTTGGAACCCTCCAAAGCCGAAGCAAGATCAAGGGTCCAGTTCACGGCCACCTTTTTCCAAAACCGACTCCAAGGTTGTTTCAAAGCCAACATTTGAAACTTCAAAACCTAGGAATCGTGACACCAAATGTTGGAGGTGTCAAGGAGTTGGGCATATTGCAAGCCACTGTCCAAACCCAAGGACCATGCTTGTCCTACCAAATGGCGACATTGTcactgatgatgaagaagaggaTTACAAAGACATGCCTCCCttggttgaagaggaagatgagatAGAGGAAGTTCCAACTCTAGACAAAGTTGGATTGGTAGCAAGAAGGGCACTAGCTACTCAAGCTAGTAAGGATGAGCTTCAACGTGACAACATGTTTTACACTAGGTGCCATGTGACCAACAAGGTATGCAGCTTGGTGATTGACCCCGGAAATTGCACTAATGTTGCTAGTGCATTGATGGTGGAAAAACTAAACTTGCCAACTAGTGAGCACCCCCGTCCCTACAAGCTTCAGTGGTTAAACAACAGTGGCGAGGTACGTGTTCATAAACAAGTTTTGGTTACTTTTCGCATTGGTAGGTATGAAGATGATGTCATGTGTGATGTAGTACCAATGCAAGCTGCACATATACTCTTAGGGcgtccttggcaatttgacaaaagagtcacttttgatggtttcTTGAACAAATACTCTTTCAtacataattgtaaaaagattacacttgcacctcttacacctcaacaagtgcatgaggaTCAAGTTAGTCTCCAAAAAGAGTATGACTTCCATACTACCACCAAGAAGGACAACGCCAAAGCTCAGAAATTAGTGACGGCCGACCCTTCTTCAAGCAAGTTGGATCACTCTCATTCGGCCTTAGAGCCCACACAGGAGAGAAAACCCAGCATGCTTGCCAAAGTGAAAGATGTGAGACAGGCCTTGCATTCTAatcaggttttatttattttattttgcaaggAATCCTTACTCACTAATGCTCTTGATGCTTCCTTGCCTAGTATTATTACTAACCTCTTACAGGAGTATCAAGACGTCTTTCCTGAGGATATACCTAATGGATTGCCTCCATTAaggggaattgaacatcaaattgatttcattcttGGATCTTCCCTTCCAAACAAGGCACCATATAGGACCAATCCTGAGGAAACCAAGGAGCAACAACGACAAGTGGAGGAGTTGCTTAGTAAGGGTTGGATTAAAGAGAGTCTAAGCCCTTGTGCTGTACCAGTTCTACTTGttccaaagaaagatggagggTGGAGAATGTGCACTGATTGTAGGGCAATTAATGCCATCACGGTAAAGTACCGCCATCCCATACCTCGTCtggatgacatgcttgatgaatTACATGGTGCAatcatttttactaagattgatttgaaaagtggttaccatcaaattcgcatgaaagaaggagatgaatggaaaactgcaTTTAAGACAAAACATGGACTTTTTGAGTGgttggtcatgccttttgggctaACCAATGCACCAAGTACTTTTATGAGACTCATGAATCATGTTTTACGTTCTTTCATTGGTAAATTTGTGgtcgtttactttgatgacattttgatctATAGTAAGAGTCTGGATGAGCATGTTGTGCATTTACAAATGGTCCTAGATGCACTTCGCAAGGCGAGCCTctacgctaaccttaagaagtgtacCTTTGGCACAAATCAATTGGTTTTCCTAGGCTATGTTGTAAGTGAGCAGGGAATTCATGTTGATGAAGACAAGGTGAAGGCTATTAGTGAATGGCCAACCCCTACCACTGTAAGTGAGGTGAGAAGTTTCCATGGCTTGGCAAGCTTCTATAGGCGTTTTGTCAAGGATTTTAGCACAATTGCTGCACCACTTACGTCAATTGTCAAGAAAGATGTGCAATTTCATTGGGGAGAGGAACaagctaagtctttccaattacttaaacacaagctcacacatgcacctgttcttagtttacctaattttgacaaagcttttgaagtagagtgtgatgcttctggtataggtattggagctgttttACTCCAAGAGGGTCGCCCGGTTGCCTACTTTAGCGAGAAGTTGAACGGAGCTGCTCTAAACTACTCAACTTGGTGTTTGTCTAGATCCGTCGCACATCATTATGAACACGTACCTCGCCACTGTTGTTTAACCACTGAAGCTTGTAGGGACGGGGGTGCTCACTAGTTGGCAAGTTTAGTTTTTCCACCATCAATGCACTAGCAACATTAGTGCAACTTCCGGGGTCAATCACCAAGCTGCATACCTTGTTGGTCACATGGCACCTAGTGTAAAAGATGTTGTCACGTTGAAGCTCATCCTTACTAGCTTGAGTAGCTAGTGCCCTTCTTGCTACCAATCCAACTTTGTCTAGAGTTGGAACTTCCTCTatctcatcttcctcttcaaccaaGGGAGGCATGTCTTTGTAATCCTCTTCTTTATCATCAGTGACAATGTCGCCATTTGGTAGGACAAGCATGGTCCTTGGGTTTGGACAGTGGCTTGCAATATGCCCAACTCCTTGACACCTCCAACATTTGGTGTCACGATTCCTAGGTTTTGAAGTTTCAAATGTTGGCTTTGAAACAACCTTGGAGTCGGTTTTGGAAAAAGGTTGCCGTGAGCTGGACCCTTGATCTTTTTTCGGCTTTGGAGGGTTCCAAGCGTTCGGACCTCTCTCTTCCCTTCTGGGCTGGAATGGTCGAGTAAATGTTTGTGGATGAGGGTTATAATTTCTGGTTGTACCCCTCCGcttgagcctttgctcaatCTTGATAGCCTTCTCCACCATATCTTCAATCTCCACATAGTATTGAAGCTCCAGTTGATCGGCTATTTCAACCCTCAGACCATTGAGAAATCTTGCCATTGTAGCCTctctatcttcttgaatatcaGCTCTTAACATGGAGATTTCCATgtccttgtagtagtcctcaaCTGAGCGTTGACCTTGCGTCAAGGTTTGAAGTTTTTGGTACAAGTCTCTATGGTAGTGACTTGGTACAAATCGCTTCTTCATAAGCCTCTTGAGCTCAGTCCAAGTGGTTATAGGTAGTTCACCACACCTTCTCCTGCTTGTGACCACTTGTTCCCACCAAACTATGGCATAGTCGGTGAATTCTACTACGGCAAGTCTCAATTTTTGTGCATCGGTGTAGTCATTACAATCGAATACTAGCTCCACTCGACTCTCCCATTCAAGGTATGTATCCGgatcagatttgccttggaaaggcGGAATCTTCATCTTAATCCCCTTGATTGCATCACCGATGGCTCTTGTGTTTCGCTTTGGTCTTCTTTGCTCGTATGCCTCATGTTCCGAATCGGCATTGGAGTCACTAGATTCCCCCAGGGTGGATTTTCCCCTAGATTTCCTAGAAGAAGCCCTAGATGAACTTAGTTGATCAATTTGCTCATGGATTGTTTCCAACCTTTGGTCAAATCTCCTCTGCATTTCCTTCCACATATTATCCATTTTAAGTGATAACTGAGCAATGGTAAGTTCATTTTCCTGAGACATGGTGAAACCTgcaaaacttgacaaattgtTAGTAGAAAATGCCTCACTTGCTCCCGTAAGTGTTTCACTCCTCTCgtgttttcactcaagtgtttatggcactctaatgctctcaccaattcacttctcaaaccacttgtttgtttcctttgaagaaatcagaaattttctcaaggaagttcaatcaaattttaatcaaaatagctcccaattgtatcaaaggaacaaggaaacaaaaagtaGAAATGGAAAGCTTAAGTAATGAATAAGGAATGGAAGAGGAAAGAATTGAtgtacaaagaaaaaaagaaagtccaAGTACGATGATGGAGttcccaagtgctttacttaattgcccaattgattttttttggaaacaagttaggtgttggacttatttggaaatttccttaaagtcggctaaccaaacaaaattattaccaaaatttttccagattccctctccaaaaaaaaaaccttcctaaagtcggctataacaaatcagaattgttcccaaaaaaatttccagatttccttctcttttgaaacctcccaaagtcggctgcaaaacagaatttggtagctaaaaacaatttccagatttctgctccttttaaaccttccaaagtcggctgtaaaacagaatttggtagcttcctaaccgctgaaaatttccagatttgttaccttATCAAATCAGAATTGCTTCCacgaaaaaaattccagatttcttgtcttcttgaagCCTTCAAAAAGTCGACTATCCCTCACTAAAATTTCCTCTCTCCAGCCGCCCTTAGCTTGCCAACAATTCGGCCTTTCTCCTTCAAGACGCAACACACAATTCTGTTCTCTCTTCCTTAGACAAGGCCACggcagttttgtttcttgtttcaaGGAAATGGCTTCTCAAGACAACGAGAGTATTGTCACTCAAGAGTCCCCCAAGCGGCTTGCTCAAGAAATTCCCAAGAGATTTACTCCTAAACCAAGGaagccccgtatggatgcaagaacgtacaagaaactttttatacgAAGGCAAGTGCAAGTTTTTAAGGCCCAAGATAATCAAGAACCTCAAGCAAGGGTTGTTCAAGTGATCAAGACGCAAGGTGTTCGagactttcaagaagaggttggacagaatttttgagtttcttttcttttttttttttcttcttttttttttttccctggtgTAGTTTCTGGTTTGGTTTGGAACAAGGAGTAACAAGACAGCTTGGTCAATAAAATTTCGGCTTCTTTCTTTGATGCTTGCTACCCGaatgccttttctcttttcttcctttttttttttttttgactctaaaACACACAATTACTCGGCTGTTTTTGGGTAAGATTCCAGAATGTTAATGTCAAACCAATGTTCTCTTTCAATCCTCCAATAATGATCAAGACAtgtatcaaagtttcaagacttcaagattagtttcaagaaactcaagaaaccctagattattGTAGTCCCTCTTCAAGATTCCAACCCCAAAcaagtttaaccacaaaaatcagtttaggaaactaatgaaaacaacttggtggaataaactaaagtttggacagattGGCAAGAAACTCGCGCCCAAGGAAACCCtagttgcaagtgaaaaccctagccgtcgcaaaatttttttttttttatccaaacAGAATATGCAAGGCACACAACTCGGTTATACTTGAAGGCAGGGTTCAAGACAGAATCACACAACAAGTAATGCACGAAGTGGATGcgaagcaaaagaaaacaaagagctACGCAACAATAACAAACAAAGGCggacataattttttttttttttttgtaataacaaTCGGACTTGACACAAAGAGAGACTCAACCAGATTTGAAGACAAATACTAGAAAACTtacgaagaaaagaaaaggagaaaaaacaaagaacctcaacgggatatacttgatgtcgtcgactagctctgataccaactgatgtgcgACGGATCTAGACAAACACCAAGTTGAGTGGgtttgcggaactttgacccttctagaatcacgagcAATGAACTAAGGATAatccttaacccaagactagcaaatttagtgaaccaaaagtatagatagaagaacgccacaatcaaggagactacttgattgataagttcgatgaacaacttgagattaattctcaagtattcaaaggaaattcttttgagacaagagagagtgaataaactcacgtatattttataaaatctgaaactgtcctttaatgaatgaaaacctaggctatatatagccttacaggactcaaaccctagaatgtccaatggacgaccttgcccttcattaagggCGAAAATGTCTAACAACTAATTGACTAAAATTAAGACTCTAAATTCGGCcaaagtgaagtgaaaattgaccgaaattattaatgctaacaaacaactaataatggaaactaaaaccctaattagcaaGCTAGTACTCGgtgaactagtcttcacttggttcttccatttgaaggaaagtgtatagagtagtttctccattatgtaatccttcaatggtcctcaagtcatcaccaactcgttcttgaatcgtgcacacaagagcttgaagtgattcttgaaTTCTCCTAGCACGCGCTCTTGTAATTGGACCACTGGGTATTTGCATGACTTGAGCACTAGAAGTTTGAGCAGCCTTGAGCCCCTCCTCATTAGAATCAGCCTTtcctcaaaacataaaagttgtaggtaattgTGTTTGCTATCTACCTgttaaatttcagctcaatcagagcactgtatcatgtgaaatgtccgaaatacccttgactgcccataagccctgtttcgtagacagttttctattttcgtggagatttcaatttttgaccctgaaaatgcatgttttagctttggaggccttcataagaaatgtaggtatatgtatTAGGTTCGAAATGCCATAAACTttgccttaatccgataagcgtagctgcagttgtgaccaaaacgccgGTAGATGTCAAACCTATTGCTTAGCTATTTGTTTTTAAAACTAGTTCTAGCTTCTAACTTGGATTTCGATGgttgcattgctagaattgcctTGTATTTGGGTGAATTTAAACCTAGTGAAAGAGTTATGGTGTTGAATatacttatgtgttgaattgggctgatttgaggaaaaatgaagccatgatggctggaaaagtatcGAATTAAGGGGAGGTGCTGTCCAATTGTTTAGGCCGGGTGGttccttcaagttgagttgatcttggtaaaaatgaagggttttggggaTTGTTTGTATCCCTTGGACCAACTATCatcttttgctcaaaagtcacatttttattcttttgtactagtacctAACCTGAAAAGGCATACGACTTGTAGTCAagcctcatttatgcattccatttactgggtttgtggatgtgtGAACTATAATTGTTCtatcttggttattttagggtttcttggcgattaaagccactttgggtgaaaacttttgaaatatctGTACtggaattggtgagtgtaccactcccctcatttgttgcGTAACTTGGTTCCTGTACATGCAATTTGTGATTTCAATGACTGTACTATCCGTTTATTTtgttgagacgagggtgtactttatcacactcgttctcatatctgtatgcctatttactgtgtacaATTGACTCTATTATCTGTGCTTAATCTGTTGTCGTTTGGAGGGTTGAGTCCAACGACtattctgtgacctctgagctcaaatcctgtggctagttactcgagttgagccggcaagggcctggtcgattagataacgaaccatggtagTCCGtttctgggaatctttgggtattgagactcttgattccggtatacttgagtattaccacttctgtttctgttgaggtgtgtgggcccggtaaggggtatgtttggtggacgaaatttggtgtaaagtgaggtctacggatATGGTTATTctttatacgttgacggagaatcaacgggtttggatcaagtactgcaaatgggaACTTTGGGCTCCcgagagccacttgtatcctttctatctaaaaTGTTTGTTTAATTTCCTATTTGATAGGCacatgtgactaattgaatatgaagttccatgattcttgactgctattattttggtacctcattgagcgtaagctcacctcctcccgttatctttgtttttcttacaggggacaaactttgaaatcgtggttttggaagaaagggtcgAGCTAGTGTATAGGTTcttttgttaagctcttttgcaaccgaaaccctaattgtattttgaatagtatgaatactttggcttgtactttatttaatttgttcaagactccgatgtaTATAAGTATTTaaccttgtttttttttaaaagtgtaTTCCTTTGAGATGTTATGCTTCTTTGACTTTGGTGAATGTTTCTTGTAACCGTTGGACGATCGGGCGAGCGCggcatttgaaaaaaattttgggttagCCATTGCCCTGAATTCGGCCaacttccggccggattgtaACGTGGCCATTTTCGTTTCGTTTTCGTtttcgttttcctttttttttgttgaggtGTTTCATCGAAGTTCCGTATCaccgtatggtttggtaagttATATTTTGTCTTGGTGGTCTCcaattgttcattttctttgggttCCATCGCGCGTAATATAGGGTTTGTgagattcgactccgtagtcctggcgagagctggacaggcggtccgccgaaccctttggttcgccttagggggaggtggggctgtcacagactGCATGTGGAACACTGTACGAGACTAAGTGCTACGCTTGAAATCTGGCAGGAGCACCATATTAGCTATATCAACGTTTGAATCCCGGGTGGTCTGCCTAGAACTTGGCGGAAGCCTCTGTATCAGTACCGTATCCTTTTCTTGCTGGTGTTAAAGTGGTTATCTGAATGGGTGAACTATCCATGATATTATGTGTAACTGTTTACTGTCTTCGCTTTGAcattttgatatatgtgaaagaTCTTTTGCCAATTTgactgcatgttttcttggaacctcactgggcttctAGCTCATTCCatgaaatttgttttccttgcaggGGTAAGAATGCGAGAGTGGGAATTGGACAAGACATAGATTTCGTCTAAGTTTTGTTAGTTACTCGCATAGGAACACCTAGCTCTCTAATGGGCTTGTTTGGTTTTACTTTGTAAGTTTAACTCCTCGGCTGTATTTAGAGATTGCATGGACAGTTGATATCTATGATTGTAAATATCTAAGGTTGTAAATGCTATTGCTTTCATTATTGAGTTTAATATTTGGTAAATTTCGTAGTATgtgaatgagtcctggcgagagttgggcaggcagtccgccaaacccttgggtacgccctagagGGAGGGGGGGCCGTCACACAAACCCTTGCCACACTACGACAAGCACTCGAAACAGTAGCTGCATCCGCAAATAAAGGCTTACCCAAGCTCCTAATGATTTGGAAAAAGCATTCCTTATTGAAGTAGTGTATTGGCAACTTGGGCAATTGAAACCAAACTGGAACAACTGAAGGCTCCCGATCGACATGGAAACCTGGAGACCATCTAAATACTCTCATTAACAAACCAAACACATACCAAATACCCCGTGTCTAGATCCTATGGAAGTCCGCCTCATTACCcaatcaaataatcacatgtcTAGGATCCAGTCATCCAATCGAAGCTGTTTCTTTTAAGCCAAGCAAATGGAAGAACTTTCTCAACTCCTCCATCTTGGGCTGTCCCTTAGAAAACTTCCCTACCAAAACAAACAGACCCAAAAGAGAAAGCACATCAATATCAGATTGTGTGAAAGAATTGTAGGTTCCCCACCATGAGAAGATATTGTTGCTTTGATTTTAAGCGAGAGCTGAGAGGATGCCGAACTAGAAAAGAATTCAGAGAAGGACTTTTTATTAAAGGTAGAAGAAGTTGGATCAAATTGCTCTTCAGCCGACTGCCGGAGGGCAGCCATGGCTACCATTTGAAACAATCAGAAATCCTAAGAAGCTTCAGAGAGAGAACCCTAGTGCATGCAATTTATATTTAGGTAATTCTCAAATGAGTATAGTCTTTTTTAAATGACATTATTCATAATATTGTTCAAATTGCCTCATTTATTGAATCTCATTGGTTGATAATTCTTCGAATGCAATTACAAATGAATTGTAGTAGGCTATATTTCACCCTATTGAAATATGTAAATCGTCCATGTTACTTCAGGTGGAAATACCCACCTAATTTATATGTACTGCTTAATCTTGTCAAATTCTAAATTCAAATTATCAACAACTCGAAACTATTTCTGTAATCGACTTTGCATATGTATTTCTATATGCATTTGACTACTTTTATAGTCAAGTAAATCTCGATATTTATATAATAGTCAAATTTGGCAAGATATGCATTATATAAAACAATCCATCTATTGTATAGTGTAGCATTGCTAATTCTCGCACCAATTTCATTATCTCTCCTTTAATATGTTGCATATGCATTTATACtctgtgtttatttgtttataaGATTCTTTTGATTATGATTTTTTGCATGTTCGATTCTTTCTCATGTGATCATTTTCTTTGTTCAATGAACCATAAGGATCATGAATTATGCGCTTGATAACCGTTCTATATAAATGTGGATATGGTTCTTTATAAAGTTGGCAAAATGGATTAATGGATCATTAATGGTTCAACTAAATGGTTGATGGATGAAATTGATCAACCCACTTACATCTATTTATTTATCAGATATAAATTGTTTGGATCCTAAAGGATATGGTTTTAATCCATGatcattttatcatatttttatttttttaatcccaCGAGGATAGCCATTACTCTAATTAGTGATCCAATCCATCTCCCCCTTTCCTACTCCTACACTACTATACTCCTGCCCTTAGAGTCATGTCTTCTCTCTTTAAATCCTATCCCTAAACCTCATGCCTTTCTCCCCTCTCCATGAACTTTTTCAACAATACAAATATGGCATGCCCTCGTCTCATTCCTTCTCAATTTTTGTGCAACCAATTTCATCTCCAATTCTTGCATGTTGATCAATTTCTATAAAAGGTTTAGTGATATATtcattcttcaatttttaatatttaaaattttcactTTCTCTCTGCCGATCTCCTTAAATTCTCAACTTCCTAACAAAAAGTATGTGAGTATTTTTATTAGAATCCATCAgagatttcaaagaaaaatcttCAACCTCACCCATCATCCTACCCCAACTGCAATGCTGATGCTTTAGATTTTCTACCTAAAACCAAAAAACTCTCACTTAatgcaaaaatttttaaaatcacTAACTTTTGCTACTACTTAGTGTATAGATAATAAAAATCACTAATTAGAGACAAAGATTATTCATAGGTCTATTAGTGATGGATTGCAAGACTTTTCACTAATAGCAAAGCCACCTCTGAAAGAAGAAGA
The DNA window shown above is from Coffea arabica cultivar ET-39 chromosome 5e, Coffea Arabica ET-39 HiFi, whole genome shotgun sequence and carries:
- the LOC113743920 gene encoding uncharacterized protein, translated to MKKRFVPSHYHRDLYQKLQTLTQGQRSVEDYYKDMEISMLRADIQEDREATMARFLNGLRVEIADQLELQYYVEIEDMVEKAIKIEQRLKRRGTTRNYNPHPQTFTRPFQPRREERGPNAWNPPKPKQDQGSSSRPPFSKTDSKVVSKPTFETSKPRNRDTKCWRCQGVGHIASHCPNPRTMLVLPNGDIVTDDEEEDYKDMPPLVEEEDEIEEVPTLDKVGLVARRALATQASKDELQRDNMFYTRCHVTNKVCSLVIDPGNCTNVASALMVEKLNLPTSEHPRPYKLQWLNNSGEEYQDVFPEDIPNGLPPLRGIEHQIDFILGSSLPNKAPYRTNPEETKEQQRQVEELLSKGWIKESLSPCAVPVLLVPKKDGGWRMCTDCRAINAITVKYRHPIPRLDDMLDELHGYVVSEQGIHVDEDKVKAISEWPTPTTVSEVRSFHGLASFYRRFVKDFSTIAAPLTSIVKKDVLELFYSKRVARLPTLARS